In the Quercus lobata isolate SW786 chromosome 5, ValleyOak3.0 Primary Assembly, whole genome shotgun sequence genome, one interval contains:
- the LOC115988725 gene encoding ras-related protein RABA5a encodes MAFYSEEEKTEDYLFKIVLIGDSAVGKSNLLARFARDEFYPNSKSTIGVEFQTQKMDINGKEIKAQIWDTAGQERFRAVTSAYYRGAVGALVVYDISRRQTFDSIGRWLNELQTHSDMNVVTILVGNKSDLKDAREVSTSEGKALAEAEGLFFMETSALDSSNVAAAFQTIVKEIYNILSRKVMISQELKKQDPTWMGNGRTVVLQGEASVEPKKGWCCSF; translated from the exons ATGGCTTTTTATTCAGAGGAAGAAAAAACAGAGGATTACCTTTTCAAGATTGTTTTAATTGGTGATTCAGCTGTTGGGAAGTCAAATTTGCTTGCAAGGTTTGCTAGAGATGAGTTCTACCCTAATTCAAAGTCAACTATAGGAGTAGAGTTCCAAACCCAAAAGATGGATATCAATGGAAAGGAAATCAAGGCTCAGATTTGGGACACAGCAGGTCAAGAGCGGTTCAGGGCTGTTACATCTGCATATTATAGAGGTGCAGTTGGAGCTCTTGTGGTGTATGACATCAGTAGACGCCAGACATTTGATAGCATTGGCAGATGGCTAAATGAACTTCAAA CTCACTCTGATATGAACGTAGTAACTATACTTGTTGGCAACAAGTCTGATCTTAAGGATGCCAGGGAGGTTTCCACTTCTGAAGGAAAGGCCTTGGCAGAAGCAGAGGGCTTGTTTTTCATGGAAACATCTGCTCTTGATTCCTCCAATGTAGCTGCTGCTTTTCAGACAATTGTGAAAGAGATCTATAACATATTAAGCCGGAAAGTTATGATATCTCAAGAGCTCAAGAAACAGGATCCTACCTGGATGGGAAATGGAAGAACTGTGGTTTTACAGGGTGAAGCATCTGTAGAGCCTAAAAAAGGTTGGTGTTGCTCATTTTAG